One Pseudochaenichthys georgianus chromosome 7, fPseGeo1.2, whole genome shotgun sequence DNA segment encodes these proteins:
- the atp5pb gene encoding ATP synthase F(0) complex subunit B1, mitochondrial produces MLSRVIAVSASGLKSTAPLGAGLVQASRSLHTSSPSLAPVPPLPEGGKVRHGIVPEEFFQLLYPKTGATGPYMLGTGLSVWLLSKELYVINHETVAALTVGTVFILAVKKFGPSFASAMDKMEEEKTAWIEDVKDQAMACYADAIEEEKKEQWRVEGRSMLFDAKRNNVSMLLETNYRERLNHANHEVKRRLDYQLALQHLKVRMEKEHMVNWVEKNVVGSITAQQEQESIAKCISDLNVLAKNIQAKATA; encoded by the exons ATGCTGTCCAGAGTCATTGCTGTGTCAG CCAGTGGCCTGAAAAGCACTGCCCCCCTTGGAGCTGG TCTGGTCCAGGCCTCTCGCTCCCTGCACACATCATCCCcgagtctggctccagtgcccCCCCTGCCAGAGGGAGGCAAGGTCCGTCATGGCATCGTACCAGAGGAGTTCTTCCAGCTCCTGTACCCCAAGACTGGAGCTACAG GACCCTACATGCTGGGTACTGGCCTCAGCGTCTGGCTGCTCTCAAAGGAGCTCTACGTCATCAACCATGAGACCGTTGCAGCCCTAACCGTCGGCACTGTCTTCATCTTAGCTGTCAAGAAATTTGGGCCAAGCTTTGCATCTGCTATGGACAAAATGGAAGAG GAAAAAACAGCCTGGATTGAAGACGTGAAGGACCAAGCCATGGCGTGCTACGCTGATGCTatcgaggaggagaagaaggaacAGTGGCGAGTTGAGGGAAGATCCATGCTCTTCGACGCTAAGAGG AACAACGTGTCCATGCTGTTGGAAACTAACTACAGAGAGAGGCTAAACCATGCGAACCACGAGGTGAAGAGACGCCTGGACTACCAGCTGGCCCTGCAGCACCTCAAGGTCCGAATGGAGAAGGAGCACATGGTCAACTGGGTGGAGAAGAACGTCGTCGGCAGCATCACTGCCCAGCAG gaGCAGGAGAGTATCGCCAAGTGCATCTCAGACCTGAATGTCTTGGCCAAGAACATCCAGGCCAAAGCTACAGCATAA